From one Gimesia sp. genomic stretch:
- a CDS encoding flagellar biosynthesis anti-sigma factor FlgM — MDVNGTSSISGSLPISKQAGPSNTNINKTPGSKPISSPQDQLEISSAGRMLDEMTNNSDMRAERLAQIKAAIDDGTYETDEKLEAALGRLLDQFNDSE; from the coding sequence ATGGATGTTAACGGCACCAGTTCTATTTCCGGATCGCTGCCTATCAGTAAGCAAGCTGGTCCGAGCAACACCAACATCAATAAGACGCCTGGTTCGAAGCCGATCTCCTCACCGCAGGATCAGCTGGAGATATCTTCCGCGGGGCGTATGCTGGATGAAATGACGAACAACTCCGATATGCGTGCAGAGCGGTTGGCACAAATCAAGGCAGCCATTGATGACGGAACTTACGAAACGGATGAGAAACTGGAAGCAGCCTTAGGGCGACTTCTGGATCAGTTCAACGATTCCGAGTAA
- a CDS encoding Fur family transcriptional regulator, with amino-acid sequence MLNFESLEIAVSPTEKFREYLATKGMRLTQERELIVAEVFSSHEHFDADQLVERMALQKTGRRVSRSTVYRTLGSLEEAGLLRKVARTNDRDVYEHDYGYPQHDHFICKSCGELFEFHNEEIANLLEKLAEQINFRMSEHRLEVYGICDECSRPPQRRHKKLDLI; translated from the coding sequence GTGCTCAATTTTGAAAGCCTGGAAATCGCTGTTTCTCCCACGGAGAAATTCAGAGAGTACCTGGCCACAAAAGGAATGAGATTAACCCAGGAACGCGAATTAATCGTCGCGGAAGTTTTCTCATCCCACGAACATTTCGACGCCGATCAGTTAGTCGAGCGGATGGCCCTCCAGAAAACCGGACGCCGGGTCAGCCGTTCTACCGTTTATCGCACCTTAGGCTCGCTGGAAGAAGCCGGCCTGTTGCGGAAGGTAGCACGGACCAACGATCGCGATGTTTACGAGCACGACTACGGCTATCCCCAGCACGATCACTTCATCTGCAAAAGCTGTGGTGAACTCTTCGAATTCCACAATGAGGAAATTGCGAATCTGCTCGAGAAACTGGCCGAGCAGATCAATTTCCGCATGAGCGAACACCGCCTCGAAGTCTACGGCATCTGCGATGAATGCTCGCGGCCTCCTCAGCGACGCCACAAGAAGCTTGACCTGATCTAA
- a CDS encoding prepilin peptidase yields the protein MNTLLPPELALLVPCGVLFVLGAMVGQVVNSWVRRMSLQSKPQPLSRCEACGARILRWKLIPLLRWIPLGNRCPACSRRLPRSEFLLELGTGVLFASYYLMAVHFRCLDVPSVVPPEGMFEWRLLYHYVLLTLLVAATSIDFREYLIPDQITVTGMLVGVIGATVAGQLQIIHFWVDWNQAIPGLAGPYIPEWIKDHSHWHGLAWSMAGLLAGGGLTWGVRLISSVLLGQEALGLGDVTLMAMVGSFLGWQPIVPILLLAPLCGLLIGFVTRMTTGKTYLPYGPYLCAATLIVLMGWQWIWLAEWSSAVPGAPPEFSIRRLFGDVGGLAIIGGIALGAFIGLLLMLRVYRSIPIKRQ from the coding sequence TTGAATACATTATTGCCCCCGGAACTGGCATTACTGGTGCCTTGTGGCGTCCTATTTGTACTGGGAGCAATGGTCGGGCAGGTGGTAAATTCCTGGGTTCGGCGGATGTCACTGCAGTCAAAACCGCAGCCACTGTCGCGCTGTGAGGCATGTGGTGCGCGCATTTTGCGCTGGAAACTGATTCCGCTGCTCCGCTGGATCCCCCTGGGGAACCGTTGTCCGGCCTGTTCCAGGCGGCTGCCTCGCTCCGAATTTTTACTCGAACTGGGGACGGGCGTCCTGTTTGCCAGCTATTATCTGATGGCGGTCCACTTTCGTTGCCTGGATGTGCCTTCGGTGGTGCCTCCCGAGGGGATGTTCGAGTGGCGGCTGCTTTATCATTATGTTCTGCTGACTCTGCTGGTGGCGGCGACCAGTATCGATTTTCGTGAATACCTGATTCCGGATCAGATCACCGTGACCGGAATGCTGGTGGGAGTGATCGGGGCTACGGTCGCGGGGCAGTTACAGATCATCCATTTCTGGGTGGACTGGAACCAGGCGATTCCCGGACTGGCGGGGCCTTATATTCCTGAGTGGATCAAAGACCATTCGCACTGGCACGGACTGGCGTGGAGCATGGCAGGGCTGCTGGCAGGAGGCGGTCTGACGTGGGGCGTACGTCTGATTTCATCAGTGCTGCTGGGACAGGAAGCACTCGGGCTGGGTGATGTGACCTTAATGGCGATGGTGGGCAGTTTTCTGGGCTGGCAGCCGATCGTGCCTATTCTGTTGCTCGCCCCCTTATGCGGATTACTGATCGGCTTTGTGACGCGGATGACCACCGGCAAAACTTATCTGCCTTACGGCCCTTATTTGTGTGCTGCAACGCTGATCGTGCTGATGGGCTGGCAGTGGATCTGGCTGGCGGAATGGTCGTCTGCGGTACCCGGTGCGCCGCCGGAATTCTCTATTCGCAGACTGTTTGGCGATGTTGGCGGGCTGGCCATCATTGGTGGCATTGCCCTGGGAGCGTTTATCGGGCTGCTGCTGATGCTGCGGGTTTACCGGTCGATTCCGATTAAGCGTCAGTAA
- a CDS encoding ammonium transporter, whose protein sequence is MRRVYRLRTYCTIFTLCLGLLASGPLFADETTSAPPLGSSAEAPAQEAAAVEFSNADIAWMMVASALVLMMTAPGLALFYGGLVRKKNILGVMMQCVFLMGLMSVIWALWGYSLAFGSDILGGFVGGFDHVLLKGVIPSWKDGAVDIPANGSIPKALFMVFQMMFFIITPALICGAFAERMKFSSMVVFSILWGTFIYCPIAHWVWSDTGWLCEWNENALYPAFDFAGGTVVHISSGFSALVCAILLGKRLGYGQEPMPPHNLTYTFIGATMLWVGWFGFNAGSAVSANPAAVNAFVATHLAAAAGVLAWSIAEWISLGKPSILGACSGAVAGLVCITPACGTVTPLSGIILGLIAGFACYFACTTLKSKFKYDDSLDAFGVHGVGGMVGAILTGVFASKAITGNAEGSGLLEGNTQQFINQLVSVGAAVVISVIGTIIILKLIDLTMGLRVSKDGEIQGLDLSQHGEEGYIFL, encoded by the coding sequence ATGAGGAGAGTCTACAGACTTCGTACGTACTGCACAATTTTTACACTCTGTCTTGGTTTATTAGCAAGCGGTCCACTATTTGCTGATGAAACAACCAGTGCCCCGCCGCTCGGATCGAGTGCAGAAGCGCCGGCCCAGGAAGCTGCTGCTGTCGAATTCAGCAATGCAGACATCGCCTGGATGATGGTTGCTTCAGCACTGGTGCTGATGATGACGGCACCCGGGCTGGCTCTGTTTTATGGTGGACTTGTTAGAAAAAAGAACATTCTGGGCGTGATGATGCAATGCGTCTTCCTGATGGGACTGATGTCCGTCATCTGGGCACTCTGGGGTTACAGCCTGGCCTTTGGATCCGACATTCTCGGCGGATTCGTGGGTGGCTTTGATCACGTCCTGCTCAAAGGGGTTATTCCCAGCTGGAAAGATGGCGCCGTAGACATCCCGGCCAACGGCAGTATTCCCAAAGCCCTGTTCATGGTCTTCCAGATGATGTTCTTCATCATCACACCAGCCCTGATCTGTGGTGCATTCGCCGAACGTATGAAATTCAGCTCGATGGTCGTCTTCTCCATCCTCTGGGGCACCTTTATTTACTGTCCCATCGCACACTGGGTCTGGTCTGATACAGGCTGGCTCTGCGAATGGAACGAGAACGCCCTCTACCCTGCCTTTGACTTTGCCGGCGGAACCGTCGTGCATATCAGCTCCGGCTTCTCGGCTCTGGTCTGTGCCATCCTGCTCGGGAAACGACTGGGCTACGGTCAGGAACCAATGCCTCCACATAACTTAACTTACACCTTTATTGGCGCGACCATGCTCTGGGTTGGCTGGTTTGGCTTCAATGCTGGTAGTGCTGTTTCAGCAAACCCGGCTGCCGTGAATGCCTTTGTTGCCACTCACCTGGCAGCTGCAGCAGGTGTCCTTGCCTGGTCAATTGCTGAATGGATCTCGCTCGGGAAACCCAGCATTCTGGGTGCCTGTTCCGGTGCAGTCGCCGGTCTGGTCTGCATCACACCGGCCTGTGGTACGGTGACGCCTCTCTCGGGCATCATCCTGGGCCTGATCGCCGGCTTTGCCTGCTACTTCGCCTGTACTACACTCAAATCCAAATTTAAATATGACGATTCACTCGATGCATTCGGCGTGCACGGCGTGGGGGGAATGGTTGGGGCTATCCTGACCGGTGTATTCGCCTCCAAGGCCATTACCGGCAACGCGGAAGGATCGGGGTTACTGGAAGGAAATACACAGCAGTTCATTAACCAGCTCGTCAGTGTCGGGGCTGCGGTCGTGATCTCCGTGATCGGCACGATCATCATCCTCAAACTGATCGATCTGACCATGGGTCTGCGGGTCAGTAAAGATGGTGAAATTCAGGGTCTCGACCTGAGTCAGCATGGCGAAGAAGGATACATTTTCCTGTAA